From the genome of Nasonia vitripennis strain AsymCx chromosome 1, Nvit_psr_1.1, whole genome shotgun sequence, one region includes:
- the LOC100123111 gene encoding origin recognition complex subunit 3: MEDVSVSKGVFAHVPRKFGQKKKKNKNLDHINEPWYKAFKETWMAIENSATRVNVDTFKQILSDLESFVEKIKTMSLLTDEIPTGILLAGVNLPDHNLLLHKLEIQLQPITRYIATVWSRDASTLKNLTDEVVCQLINGSRSEDDSLLVKKSQCTFFTLQAWHQENNISNTPLVIIIPDFESFSYNILHDFILILSSYCNSIKFVLIFGVATTLHVVHRSLSYDATSKLKIQVFHTQKQVDSLSDVLDGIVLAPNIPFKLTGRAFKLLIDIFIWYDFSVKSYLQSYKVCVWRHFYGQNEKLICCDKESIKNRVSQLTPKDLKKLKALPSVERYFNSMDKTKFDSASNKQFQEILIKLLNEFHKYISDFLIILRCLHKVSVTLPTTPFGKNFRNIYTNAVFGNTNLCETEEYKRAIQLLGFLSKEELLTNIKSIIRILDDYESAPENIKDKLQEYMDLLRSASLEVAPFDLEVETEKIKLSSRTAFKTSLRQASLKVRSSPYKEMQIEFIKFLDNEVFQPYLKSPAHMPLNEIFCCDDPSIVHNYIRGSMKAVIHNGLRDPYLYLKCDCCSAEGEILQTHPDISILYKCHLESRKMINMYDWLQTFVITVDPNDRSNDDEVNPELYDRFSRAVAELQFLGFIKTTRKKTDHVKKLT, encoded by the exons ATGGAAGATGTGTCTGTATCGAAG GGTGTTTTTGCCCATGTACCTCGCAAATTTGgccagaaaaagaagaaaaataaaaatctcgaTCATATAAACGAACCATGGTATAAGGCATTCAAAGAAACTTGGATGGCGATTGAAAATTCTGCAACT AGGGTTAATGTGGAtacttttaaacaaatattgtcAGACTTGGAAAGTTTTGTggaaaaaatcaaaactatGTCACTCTTGACCGATGAAATACCAACTGGTATTCTGTTGGCAG GTGTCAATCTTCCTGATCATAATTTACTGTTGCACAAACTTGAGATACAATTGCAACCAATTACCCGGTATATAGCCACTGTTTGGTCAAGAGATGCTAgtactttgaaaaatttgacgGATGAAGTTGTTTGCCAATTAATTAATGGATCAAGATCG GAGGATGATTCATTGTTAGTAAAGAAAAGTCAATgtactttttttactttacaaGCTTGGCACCAAGAGaacaatatttcaaatacTCCACTAGTCATCATTATACCTGATTTTGAAAGTTTTTCATACAACATATTACATGATTTCATACTGATTCTTAG TTCCTATTGCAACTCTATAAagtttgtattaatttttggTGTTGCAACAACTCTACATGTAGTCCATCGATCTTTATCATATGATGCTACATCAAAACTGAAAATTCAA GTATTTCATACACAAAAACAAGTAGATAGTCTTTCTGATGTATTGGATGGTATCGTTTTAGCTCCCAACATTCCATTCAAATTAACTGGACGAGCATTCAAATTACTTATTGATATATTCATCTGGTATGACTTTTCTGTTAAAAGTTATCTTCAAAGTTATAAA GTATGCGTATGGAGGCATTTTTATGGGcaaaacgaaaaattgatttgttGTGATAaggaaagtattaaaaatCGGGTTTCACAATTGACTCCTAAGgacttgaaaaaattgaaagcaCTTCCGTCTGTAGAAAGATATTTCAACTCAATGGATAAAACTAAGTTTGACAGTGCCTCTAATAAG CAATTTcaggaaattttaataaagctaTTAAATGAATTTCACAAATATATCAgtgattttttgataatattaaGATGTTTGCACAAAGTCAGTGTCACACTACCAACAACTCCTTTCGGAAAAAac tttcgcaatatttatacaaatgcTGTTTTTGGAAATACTAATTTATGTGAAACAGAGGAATATAAACGAGCTATACAATTATTAGGTTTTTTATCTAAAGAAGAGTTATTAACAAATATCAAATCCATCATAAGAATACTAGATGATTATGAATCTGCTCCTGAAAACATAAAAGATAAATTACAGGAATACATGGATTTGCTACGAAGTGCAAGTCTTGAAGTCGCGCCATTTGATTTGGAAGTTGAAACAGAGAAAATCAAATTATCTAGTCGTACGGCATTTAAAAcg AGCTTAAGGCAGGCATCTCTAAAAGTGCGCAGTTCGCCCTACAAAGAAATGCAAATTGAATTCATCAAGTTTTTGGATAATGAGGTATTTCAACCATACTTGAAGAGTCCTGCACACATGCCACTCAACGAAATATTCTGTTGCGATGACCCAAGCATAGTGCATAATTACATAAGAGGATCGATGAAGGCTGTAATTCACAATGGATTGCGCGatccatatttatatcttaAA TGTGATTGTTGTTCTGCGGAAGGTGAAATCCTCCAAACACATCCAGACATAAGCATTCTGTACAAGTGTCATTTAGAATCGAGAAAGATGATCAATATGTACGATTGGTTACAG ACTTTCGTGATAACAGTGGATCCAAATGACAGGTCAAATGACGATGAAGTTAATCCAGAATTGTA CGATCGATTCTCACGCGCCGTGGCGGAACTTCAATTCTTAGGTTTCATCAAAACTACGAGAAAGAAGACTGATCACGTTAAAAAGCTGACTTGA
- the LOC100123119 gene encoding homeobox protein extradenticle-like, with translation MDEAGRLIHSPEDSGDLLADNGIPNAGGYRITGPINGQEQSDQASGTSNGVGRRKDINELLQQVMSIQTQTIDSSPVSVNESKWALYNHPLMPALFNVLCEFKEKTGLSLRHTHEEDLQPDAQLMRLDNMLIAEGVTEPNKAGGSAAARASSQIDSAIEHYDYRSKLATIRQWYHQELKKCERDTSVFTDHVMTLIKEQGAVRPINSKEGEKTVQIIQKKLSNIQIQLKQQTCEAVMSLRSRFLDARRKRRNFSKQASEILNAYFYSHLSNPYPSEEAKEELARKCDITVSQVSNWFGNKRIRYKKNIGKAQEEANLYAAKKAAAIASSCAAAGSSPYHGGSSSHGTPTPIMSPAPSVGSQDMGHQVYAMNMNYPGAGQAYAASGMGYDPMHHQRLSPDSQ, from the exons ATGGATGAAGCTGGAAGACTGATTCACTCCCCCGAAGACTCTGGTGATTTGCTTGCCGACAATGGGATTCCAAACGCAGGAGGCTACAGGATTACAGGTCCCATCAATG GTCAAGAGCAATCGGATCAAGCGTCGGGAACGTCAAACGGCGTCGGTCGCCGGAAAGATATAAacgagctgctgcagcaggTCATGAGTATCCAGACACAGACCATAGACTCTTCACCGGTTAGCGTTAACGAATCCAAATGGGCATTATATAACCACCCGCTTATGCCGGCTCTCTTCAACGTCCTCTGCGAGTTTAAGGAAAAGACCGGACTTTCCCTAAGACACACTCACGAGGAGGACTTACAACCCGACGCTCAACTCATGCGACTCGATAATATGCTCATCGCCGAGGGCGTCACCGAGCCTAACAAAGCTGGCGGTTCCGCGGCTGCTAGAGCTTCTAG TCAAATCGATAGCGCGATCGAGCACTACGACTACCGCAGCAAACTTGCCACGATTCGTCAGTGGTATCACCAAGAGCTTAAGAAGTGCGAGCGCGACACTAGTGTATTCACGGACCACGTGATGACGTTGATCAAGGAACAAGGCGCTGTCAGGCCGATCAACAGCAAGGAGGGCGAGAAGACCGTACAGATAATCCAGAAGAAGCTCAGCAATATCCAGATCCAATTAAAACAGCAGACTTGCGAGGCAGTGATGAGTTTGAGAAGCCGATTTCTCGACGCCAGGCGCAAGCGACGCAATTTTAGCAAACAAGCCTCGGAGATACTCAATGCCTATTTCTACTCGCACCTGAGTAATCCGTATCCCAGCGAGGAGGCCAAGGAGGAACTGGCCAGAAAGTGTGACATCACCGTTTCGCAG gTGTCCAACTGGTTCGGCAACAAGCGCATTCGCTATAAAAAGAACATCGGTAAGGCGCAGGAGGAGGCGAACCTGTACGCGGCGAAGAAAGCTGCAGCGATTGCCAGTAGTTGTGCGGCCGCCGGATCGTCGCCTTATCATGGAGGCTCCTCGAGCCATGGCACGCCAACTCCGATTATGTCACCGGCACCATCGGTCGGCTCTCAGGACATGGGCCACCAGGTTTACGCTATGAACATGAATTATCCTGGCGCTGGACAGGCCTACGCTGCTTCTGGAATGGGATACGATCCTATGCATCATCAAAGACTGTCTCCCGATTCGCAATAA
- the LOC100123128 gene encoding cytochrome P450 4C1 isoform X1, whose amino-acid sequence MALLYLLLVFIVIGLIAFHVRVRYGRVGSMVAKIPGPYPLPFLGNLLSFAGNREELWNKLRALMKGCSIKRMWFPTRAWIFIQDADDMEVLLTSKVNVNKGQAYNLALKWLHTGLLTSKREKWTERRKIVNTGFHYNVMKKYVEISIEYTKQFVEEIKSHGDECVLNILPLLSDLTLQIICESALGISLDKLDNKVLQEYKEAIREIDDIFVYRGARPYITDWMMYFLPLGRRQDHAIKILHEFTDRIIRERKEYHANFQENRSYQHFVDDVEESAEDDSFKGTKKRLVMLDVLLSAEQDGLIDEKGIREEVDLLVLAGHDTTSISMVIMLMLLAENPEAQDRARAEVIQVFSENGGKLDIKEIQKFEYLDRCIKEAMRLYPAIGNFIRHLNEDVQLKKYLLPAGVDVAFFVYDLHRDPKHWQEPEKFDPDRFLEENVKKRHPFAYMPFSAGPRNCIGQKFAMFEMKVILSHVLYNFYLEPVDLTASIRFEVNVILRLSHPVHVKFIRRDV is encoded by the exons ATGGCGCTCTTGTACTTATTACTCGTTTTCATTGTAATCGGATTAATTGCTTTTCATGTACGGGTTCGATACGGTCGCGTGGGCAGCATGGTCGCCAAGATACCAGGACCGTATCCTCTGCCCTTTCTTGGTAATTTACTCAGTTTTGCGGGTAACAGAG AAGAGTTATGGAATAAATTGCGCGCTCTCATGAAAGGATGCTCTATAAAAAGAATGTGGTTTCCCACGCGCGCGTGGATCTTTATTCAGGATGCAGACGACATGGAG GTTTTACTAACGAGTAAAGTGAACGTGAACAAAGGACAGGCATACAACCTAGCGCTAAAGTGGTTGCACACCGGACTTCTTACCAGCAAGC GAGAGAAATGGACTGAACGTAGGAAAATTGTTAACACCGGCTTCCACTACAACGTAATGAAAAAGTACGTTGAGATTTCGATCGAATACACCAAGCAATTCGTGGAAGAAATTAAATCGCATGGCGATGAATGCGTTTTGAATATTCTACCGTTACTGTCGGATCTGACGCTACAAATAATTTGCG AATCGGCGCTGGGCATCAGCTTGGATAAATTAGACAATAAAGTTCTGCAAGAATACAAGGAAGCTATTCGCGAGATCGACGATATATttgtatacag AGGAGCAAGACCTTACATCACGGATTGGATGATGTATTTCTTACCCCTTGGACGTAGGCAGGATCACGCTATTAAGATTCTTCACGAATTCACCGACAGG ATAATACGAGAGCGAAAGGAGTATCACGCTAATTTCCAGGAGAACCGTTCGTACCAGCATTTTGTGGACGATGTGGAGGAGAGCGCAGAAGATGATAGTTTCAAAG GAACTAAAAAGAGACTAGTTATGCTTGATGTATTACTATCAGCCGAACAGGACGGCCTCATAGATGAAAAGGGCATCCGTGAAGAAGTTGACTTACTTGTTCTTGCT GGCCATGATACAACTTCGATTTCGATGGTGATTATGCTGATGTTGTTAGCTGAAAATCCAGAAGCACAG GATCGAGCGCGAGCAGAAGTTATTCAAGTCTTTAGTGAAAACGGAGGCAAACTGGACATCAAGGAAAtccaaaaatttgaatatttagaTCGGTGTATAAAGGAAGCGATGCGGTTGTATCCAGCGATTGGTAATTTCATACGTCACCTAAATGAAGATGTTCAACTAA AAAAGTACCTCCTACCCGCTGGAGTTGACGTGGCATTTTTCGTTTACGACCTTCATAGAGATCCCAAACACTGGCAAGAGCCGGAAAAATTCGATCCAGACCGATTTTTAGAAGAAAATGTCAAGAAGCGTCATCCATTTGCATACATGCCTTTCAGTGCTGGTCCTCGTAACTGTATCG GCCAGAAATTCGCTATGTTTGAGATGAAAGTAATCCTCTCTCACGTTTTATACAACTTTTATCTGGAACCTGTTGACCTTACTGCCAGTATAAGATTCGAAGTTAATGTTATACTACGTCTATCTCATCCAGTACACGTGAAATTTATTAGAAGAGATGTATAA
- the LOC100123128 gene encoding cytochrome P450 4C1 isoform X2, producing MVAKIPGPYPLPFLGNLLSFAGNREELWNKLRALMKGCSIKRMWFPTRAWIFIQDADDMEVLLTSKVNVNKGQAYNLALKWLHTGLLTSKREKWTERRKIVNTGFHYNVMKKYVEISIEYTKQFVEEIKSHGDECVLNILPLLSDLTLQIICESALGISLDKLDNKVLQEYKEAIREIDDIFVYRGARPYITDWMMYFLPLGRRQDHAIKILHEFTDRIIRERKEYHANFQENRSYQHFVDDVEESAEDDSFKGTKKRLVMLDVLLSAEQDGLIDEKGIREEVDLLVLAGHDTTSISMVIMLMLLAENPEAQDRARAEVIQVFSENGGKLDIKEIQKFEYLDRCIKEAMRLYPAIGNFIRHLNEDVQLKKYLLPAGVDVAFFVYDLHRDPKHWQEPEKFDPDRFLEENVKKRHPFAYMPFSAGPRNCIGQKFAMFEMKVILSHVLYNFYLEPVDLTASIRFEVNVILRLSHPVHVKFIRRDV from the exons ATGGTCGCCAAGATACCAGGACCGTATCCTCTGCCCTTTCTTGGTAATTTACTCAGTTTTGCGGGTAACAGAG AAGAGTTATGGAATAAATTGCGCGCTCTCATGAAAGGATGCTCTATAAAAAGAATGTGGTTTCCCACGCGCGCGTGGATCTTTATTCAGGATGCAGACGACATGGAG GTTTTACTAACGAGTAAAGTGAACGTGAACAAAGGACAGGCATACAACCTAGCGCTAAAGTGGTTGCACACCGGACTTCTTACCAGCAAGC GAGAGAAATGGACTGAACGTAGGAAAATTGTTAACACCGGCTTCCACTACAACGTAATGAAAAAGTACGTTGAGATTTCGATCGAATACACCAAGCAATTCGTGGAAGAAATTAAATCGCATGGCGATGAATGCGTTTTGAATATTCTACCGTTACTGTCGGATCTGACGCTACAAATAATTTGCG AATCGGCGCTGGGCATCAGCTTGGATAAATTAGACAATAAAGTTCTGCAAGAATACAAGGAAGCTATTCGCGAGATCGACGATATATttgtatacag AGGAGCAAGACCTTACATCACGGATTGGATGATGTATTTCTTACCCCTTGGACGTAGGCAGGATCACGCTATTAAGATTCTTCACGAATTCACCGACAGG ATAATACGAGAGCGAAAGGAGTATCACGCTAATTTCCAGGAGAACCGTTCGTACCAGCATTTTGTGGACGATGTGGAGGAGAGCGCAGAAGATGATAGTTTCAAAG GAACTAAAAAGAGACTAGTTATGCTTGATGTATTACTATCAGCCGAACAGGACGGCCTCATAGATGAAAAGGGCATCCGTGAAGAAGTTGACTTACTTGTTCTTGCT GGCCATGATACAACTTCGATTTCGATGGTGATTATGCTGATGTTGTTAGCTGAAAATCCAGAAGCACAG GATCGAGCGCGAGCAGAAGTTATTCAAGTCTTTAGTGAAAACGGAGGCAAACTGGACATCAAGGAAAtccaaaaatttgaatatttagaTCGGTGTATAAAGGAAGCGATGCGGTTGTATCCAGCGATTGGTAATTTCATACGTCACCTAAATGAAGATGTTCAACTAA AAAAGTACCTCCTACCCGCTGGAGTTGACGTGGCATTTTTCGTTTACGACCTTCATAGAGATCCCAAACACTGGCAAGAGCCGGAAAAATTCGATCCAGACCGATTTTTAGAAGAAAATGTCAAGAAGCGTCATCCATTTGCATACATGCCTTTCAGTGCTGGTCCTCGTAACTGTATCG GCCAGAAATTCGCTATGTTTGAGATGAAAGTAATCCTCTCTCACGTTTTATACAACTTTTATCTGGAACCTGTTGACCTTACTGCCAGTATAAGATTCGAAGTTAATGTTATACTACGTCTATCTCATCCAGTACACGTGAAATTTATTAGAAGAGATGTATAA
- the LOC100123128 gene encoding probable cytochrome P450 4p3 isoform X3: protein MLLQSIFFQFQFIEELWNKLRALMKGCSIKRMWFPTRAWIFIQDADDMEVLLTSKVNVNKGQAYNLALKWLHTGLLTSKREKWTERRKIVNTGFHYNVMKKYVEISIEYTKQFVEEIKSHGDECVLNILPLLSDLTLQIICESALGISLDKLDNKVLQEYKEAIREIDDIFVYRGARPYITDWMMYFLPLGRRQDHAIKILHEFTDRIIRERKEYHANFQENRSYQHFVDDVEESAEDDSFKGTKKRLVMLDVLLSAEQDGLIDEKGIREEVDLLVLAGHDTTSISMVIMLMLLAENPEAQDRARAEVIQVFSENGGKLDIKEIQKFEYLDRCIKEAMRLYPAIGNFIRHLNEDVQLKKYLLPAGVDVAFFVYDLHRDPKHWQEPEKFDPDRFLEENVKKRHPFAYMPFSAGPRNCIGQKFAMFEMKVILSHVLYNFYLEPVDLTASIRFEVNVILRLSHPVHVKFIRRDV from the exons ATGCTGCttcaaagtatattttttcaatttcaatttatAGAAGAGTTATGGAATAAATTGCGCGCTCTCATGAAAGGATGCTCTATAAAAAGAATGTGGTTTCCCACGCGCGCGTGGATCTTTATTCAGGATGCAGACGACATGGAG GTTTTACTAACGAGTAAAGTGAACGTGAACAAAGGACAGGCATACAACCTAGCGCTAAAGTGGTTGCACACCGGACTTCTTACCAGCAAGC GAGAGAAATGGACTGAACGTAGGAAAATTGTTAACACCGGCTTCCACTACAACGTAATGAAAAAGTACGTTGAGATTTCGATCGAATACACCAAGCAATTCGTGGAAGAAATTAAATCGCATGGCGATGAATGCGTTTTGAATATTCTACCGTTACTGTCGGATCTGACGCTACAAATAATTTGCG AATCGGCGCTGGGCATCAGCTTGGATAAATTAGACAATAAAGTTCTGCAAGAATACAAGGAAGCTATTCGCGAGATCGACGATATATttgtatacag AGGAGCAAGACCTTACATCACGGATTGGATGATGTATTTCTTACCCCTTGGACGTAGGCAGGATCACGCTATTAAGATTCTTCACGAATTCACCGACAGG ATAATACGAGAGCGAAAGGAGTATCACGCTAATTTCCAGGAGAACCGTTCGTACCAGCATTTTGTGGACGATGTGGAGGAGAGCGCAGAAGATGATAGTTTCAAAG GAACTAAAAAGAGACTAGTTATGCTTGATGTATTACTATCAGCCGAACAGGACGGCCTCATAGATGAAAAGGGCATCCGTGAAGAAGTTGACTTACTTGTTCTTGCT GGCCATGATACAACTTCGATTTCGATGGTGATTATGCTGATGTTGTTAGCTGAAAATCCAGAAGCACAG GATCGAGCGCGAGCAGAAGTTATTCAAGTCTTTAGTGAAAACGGAGGCAAACTGGACATCAAGGAAAtccaaaaatttgaatatttagaTCGGTGTATAAAGGAAGCGATGCGGTTGTATCCAGCGATTGGTAATTTCATACGTCACCTAAATGAAGATGTTCAACTAA AAAAGTACCTCCTACCCGCTGGAGTTGACGTGGCATTTTTCGTTTACGACCTTCATAGAGATCCCAAACACTGGCAAGAGCCGGAAAAATTCGATCCAGACCGATTTTTAGAAGAAAATGTCAAGAAGCGTCATCCATTTGCATACATGCCTTTCAGTGCTGGTCCTCGTAACTGTATCG GCCAGAAATTCGCTATGTTTGAGATGAAAGTAATCCTCTCTCACGTTTTATACAACTTTTATCTGGAACCTGTTGACCTTACTGCCAGTATAAGATTCGAAGTTAATGTTATACTACGTCTATCTCATCCAGTACACGTGAAATTTATTAGAAGAGATGTATAA